CTGTAATATTGAATTTCTTCGGGTGAATACTTCACAAAGTTTTGAATCCTAACATACGGTGGGTTTCCTACTATTGCATTAAATCCATTAGTATCTTCTAAAAAAGGAAATTCATCTCTCCAATTGAATGGGTTTATTTTGAAAAGCAAATCATCATTATCCTCTGCATCTTCATCAAACTCAAAATAGGTGTCATCAAGAAGCGAGTTTCCACACTTGATATTTTCGTCAAGGTTAGGCAATACTTTCTCACCTGTATTATCTAAAAAGCTTTGAATAGAAACAGCATTTTCGTTTTCAATCAAACGAAGAAGCAAGCTAAAATGAGCTACTTCAACTGCATAAGGGTTAATATCAACACCAAAAATATTATCTGTAAGTATGGTATGTTTCTCAGATAGAGATAAACTGAATTGACCTTCCGATAATTCTGTTAAACAATCATCTTTTAATTCTTCTTGGTCTAAGTAATATGCTTCACGGTAATGCAGAATGTAATCAAATACAGACAGTAAAAATGTACCTGAGCCACAGCAAATATCAGCTATTCGAAAATCTAAAGAATCTTCAAAGTCAGCACCTAAATAGAGATTATCTAATGTTTCGCTTACTATTTGCTTTACAATCCTTTTAGGTGTAGGTACTACACCATTGGAGGCAACTACTTCAGGTTCTTGAACTATTGAAACTGAATAATCATCTGCTAACTCAATTTTATTTCCTAAATACTGCTCATATATTTGACTTAAAATATCGGAATCTATAACTGAGAAATCATAAGGACTTACAGGGTAGTAAAGTTCGGAGAAAATATCAATTAGTATTTGGTCGTCAATCGTTATTTGTTGTGCCAAATCATCTTCAATGAAAGAAAATAAACCAGAGTTATACTTGTTGTCTGAAGCAATGAAAAGTTCCTTTAGTTCATCATAAGTGGTAATGCTTTTTAATGTCTCATACTTCTCAATTTCTCTATCCTCACAGATTCTCAAGAATATGATTTTATTTATCATTCTTTGGATAAGGAAATTAATATCATCTTGAGATAAGGCCGCATTGTTCCCTACCAAGTTTTCTGCGAGAATTTGACGCCAGTTTTCTATTTGATTTAAGAAATGGTTATCGAAGGATTCTTCACCTTTAAGTTCACCAGTATCTATACTGCTTAAGCTACCTGATTTGATAGCTTCAAATGATAGTAGGGAATATATTTCTTCTAAGTTATCAAGGAAGTCAGTGTAGCAAAAGGACTTATATCTATTGTGAGAAGCAAGGTCTTCTAATTCTGGCTTAACAGTACAATCATAAAAAACTAAGTATTCAAAATTGGTAAGCACTGAAAAAGGCAAATTAGCACTCCAACCATATCTTCTTGTTTGAAATGCAGGTGCTTTTTCAGCTGTAACATTAATAGAAACTTTTTTAGCTTCCACGAATAAAGAACGTTGTCCAAACTGTTTTAAAGTATAGTCAGGGTTCTTTTTGGTTATTTTATCTTCTTCCTCAACATCAATAGATTCCTCTTGAATAACTTCTCTATAAAGTTGCGTTTTACGTGTTTCATTATCAACATCCCAACCAAGACATTTAAGCAGGGGATTTAAGAAATCAATTCTCACTTGAGCTTCACTATACGCACCTTTCCTGTAGTCTGCATACCCATTACCAAAAGCATCAACTAAAACTATTAGTTGTTCTCTACACTCATCAATATTTTGGCAAATCTTATACGCCATTATTTAGTTCCTTTTTTTTGGTATTTAACTTCTTTTTCAGCTACAATTAATGCCTTTAGTGCTTCATCTTCATTCTCCACTACAGCATATACCTGGTCTGCCAACCAAAGAGCTGTTGTGTCTGCTTCGTTAAGATTAAAGATTTTAATGAGCTGGTGTAAGTGTTCACGTTTAGCCGTTCGTTCCCCTCTTTCTATTTTACTCATTTGAGCGGTGTCTATATCTAGTTCTGCTGAAAGGTGTCGCAATAGCATATCCTGCTTTTCTCTTTTCGTTCTGATAAGGTTTCCAAACTTATTCATTGTTCTTTTCTTAACTTGACAAATAATGACAAATATAATAAAAGCAAGAGGTATTTTGTCTATTTTAGATTGTTGTTTTTAGCGTAGGAAAAGAAGCAATGTGTGCGATAGCACTCTTTGCCTTGTGGGCTGGTTTTTCAGATAGTGTACATCTTAAATATATAAGCAATCTACCAAAACCCCAACTACAAACCAATGAATATCAGTTCATAAAAGAGCTTTAATAGATTACCCTTTACTGCTGTAAATAATCAATACCTACAAGCAAACCACTAATCTACCACCTCAAATCCAAACTTCCATACGGTAATCCTCATTTGGAGTCAAATAATTGAAAATAAGTAGTTTTTTTATAAATAGAGTAGGAGTGTACTGTGATATCTAGCGCTTGCGGGGATCACTTTCTAAGATGGCATATTCATAATTATCTGCCCAGCCAGTGCTTAGTGGGAGGATCTGTCTGCATCTGCCTTCTCTAGTCATGCCTACTTTTTCTAGTACTTTATAAGAGCCTATATTCTGTACTGCGCAGCCAGCTGTTACACGGTGTAGGTGTAGGGTGTCAAATGAAAAATCAAGGATAGCTAGCGTTGCTTCGGTAGCATAACCGTTGTTCCAGTAGTCGCGGTGTATTTTATACCAGATTTCGGCTCTTTGGTATTTTGGGCTGTCTATTTTCAGTCCGTAGAGTCCTATAAACTTTTGATCTTCGCTACGCACCATGGCAAGGGTGTGATTTGTGATGTTTTCTTGATTGTTATCTGCTATCCAGGGAGTGATAATCGCCTTGGTTGCTGTGATACTTTCTGGTATGCCAAGTGCATTATATGCATCTGTTTCTGGTAGCGAGTGCAAGTTGTGTATCACATCAAGATCTGCAATCGTGATAGGGCGTAGGGTTATCCGTTGGGTGGTTAGTGGGAAGTGATTCATGGGTATTAAAGATACTATTTCGGCAGCAGTCACACTGTAAAAAACCACCCACTAAACACATTACTCATAAAAGCATATGGATATAACGCGAGACATTTTCGCGAAAGCGTTCTACACCCACAATGCTATAAACGCCTACTGGCTGTAAGGTTACAGAGCAGCTGCCGACAGATGTGTAACAATTAAATCCTACACGCGCTATGTCAAAAATCTGGTTTCTTGAAGATGTAAATGTTTTTAGCGTGTTGTGTCCCCATAAAACAAAGCAGTATAGAAAGCGGCATAACTTCTCACAATACGGGAAGCAGGACTTTATTTACTTTGAGGAGGATGCGGCAAATAAGGTGTATTTGATAGAGAAGGGTAAGGTAAAGCTGGGCTACTATGCAGAGGATGGTAAGGAGGTGGTGCGGGCGATACTTACTAAGGGCGAACTCTTTGGCGAGAAGGCAATACTAGGGGAGGAGTCGCGCAGTGAGTTTGCACAGTCTATAGATGCAAAAACCTCGGTATGCCCCGTGCCGGTGTGCCAGATGCAGGAGTTAATGCGCAATAACCACAGCTTTAGTCTTAAGGTGTATAAATTTCTCGGGATCAGGTTTAAAAAGTTAGAACGCCGTCTGGACTTGCTACTCTTTAAAGATGCAACCACACGTGTAAAGGAATTTATGACAGAACTAGCCGAAGATTATGGCTACTGCTGCCCAAATACGGGTGATACCGTAATTAAACATCCCTACACGCAAAAAGATATTGCGAGTCTCATAGGCACCTCACGACCTACGCTTAATGCGATTATGAACGAGCTTAAGGCGACGCAGTTTTTAGAATTTTCTCGTAATGAAATTCGCATAAAAGTGGCATAAAATCACCAAATGTAAGCTAGCTTACATTTAAGCAATCTTGATGGTTTTAGATTTACCATATAAATCAAAAAAAACTATCAATAATGAAAAAGCAACTATTAATGGGATGCTTCGCTCTAGGAGCTATCCTTGTATCGTGTGACTCTGACGACGATACGACCACAAACGCAATCACACCAGAAGCTGGGACGCTAGCAGGAGGTCCTTTTACCTTCTTTGTAGATGGAGCACCAGATATGGTAACGGGCGTGACACTCACTGGCGAACTAGTAGGAGATGTGACTACTTTTGTAGTAACAGATGACTCTAAAAACATCTTAGGAATCCCACCTACGCTGGAGGCGCTGGAGGGTGTAAACTTTGACGATGCTGGTGTGGGTGCCTGTTACATCTATCACCTTGCATATCAAGATGGCTTGAGCGGACTAGCAACGGGTGAAAATCTTGACGACTTTGCAGGAGATTTTGAGCTCTCTAACTTTCTTGTCGTAAACCGTAACGCGGGACCACTTGCTGCCGAAATCGTAGGAGGACCTTTTGAGTTTTGTGTAGATGGTACGCCAGATATGGTGAGCGGTTTATCACTCATGGGTGATTCTGTAGGATCTGAGAATAGTTGGGTGATTACCACAGACACTGGCGAAATTTTAGGATTACCACCTACGCTTGATGCAGTGCAGGGTGTAAACTTTGACGATGCAGGAGCAGGAATCTGCCTTATCTGGTACCTACGCTATGAGCCAGGACTAGAAGGGCTGGAAGTGGGAGCAAATGCAAATGACCTTACGGGAGTTTTTGATCTTTCTGAACCTGTAGAAGTAGTACGTAACGAGGCCATCGCTGCCGAAATTACTGGAGGTCCTTTTACCTTTACCGTAGACGGCACACCAGATATGGTAAGCGGGCTAGGTCTTACGGGAGAGAGCGTAGGCGCTTTAAATAGCTGGGTGATCACTACAGATACTGGAGAGATTCTGGGATTACCACCTACACTGGCTGCGGTAGAGGGTGTAAACTTTGACGATGCTGGGACGGGCGTTTGCCTTATCTGGTACCTGCGTTATGAGGAAGGACTTACCGGCCTTATGGTGGGTGCAAATGCAAATGACCTAAGCGGTTGTTTTGACTTATCAGAACCTGTGACGGTTACTCGTAATTAAGTATAAAAAAACGTAAGTTTAATGCGTGTGTACGACTCATCGTGCACACGCATTTTTTTATTCCCTATGGCTCAGAAAAAAAGATTTAGTTGGCAAAATATAGTGTTCATCATTGTGATTCTCCTGCTTATTATTCCGCAGACGAGGACTCCTATTCAAGTGGCAATAAATAAGGTGAAGGTGGCGATTTTTTCTCCGTCCGCTTTCGCGAAAAAGGACCAAACTCAACTCCAGTCTTTTGATTATAAAGTAAGCTCGCTTGAAGGAATCCCAGTCGAAGTAGGCGTAGGGAAGGGCAAAGTCACTTTTATAAGTTACTGGGCAACCTGGTGCCCTCCGTGTATTGCCGAACTACCATCTATAGCCGAACTGCATGCAGATTATGGAGATAAAATGACGTTCTTGCTCATCACAAACGAAGATCCTGAAGTAGTCAAAAAGTTTATGATCAAAAGAGAGCTAGACCTCCCAGCAGTACTACCTGCGATGGAAACACCGGAGCTACTTTTTGAACGCTCGATACCTACGAGTTACATCATAGATCAAGAAGGAAATATTGTGGTGAAAGAAACAGGCGCCTCAAACTGGAATAGCGACAGCATAAGAACCATTATAGACAACCTACTCGCCAAAGATTAATCTTCTACCCGCCAGAATATAAACGGAATTTCCATTTCCTCTGAAGAAATGGTTGCCGTAAGCACATCATCAAAGTAAGAATAGGTAATCACCTTAGGAAACTCATTCTCAGGATTTACAGCTGTAAATGACTTACCGTCATTCTCGGTGATCTTAAAAATCGTAGGCGTTTCATTAGGTCCGCTTATCTGTAGTTGCCACTCGTTTTTCTTTTGTACAAGACGTATGCGCTCGTTAAAAACGGTATCCTCGTCTTCGTTCCAAGCACAAGAGGCGTTATTACAAAGTAAGCAAGAATATCATTTTACATATTATCGATTGTTTTAGTCACTCAAACTGATATCTATTCTATTCCATCTTTTAAAGTATACACTAACTATTTCGAAATCTGTACCATCAAAATGCAAACTCCATTTGTTAGATTTCTCTGTTGGATACGTAACTTGACTCGGAATTATTTTTAATTCCAAATTAGGGTTCTCATGATATTCTTCAAATTGTTTTCGTACTTCGGATTTAATTTCTTGCGTAATAATTTTTGGAATTTCGAGGTCACTATCAGTCTTTAATTTTTCCAAAAATGCTAGTTGAAAATTGGTTAATTTCTGTGGTACTTCAAAATCAATGAACCCCGTTAATTTATTTTCTATATTTTCTCTGAGCGTTGTATCCTTTTCTATCTCTAAGCTTCTGCGAATAAGATTCTCCTTAAAATCAATTAGTAATTTGGCATATTTGCTTTTATCTTCAAGTTGCTGTAATTCTTGAGATATTTTAAATGCTTGATCAGCGTAGTATTTCCCAGGTGAATTAGCATTGTTATTTTCTTGTGATGATTTATTATAGTACTCAATTGCAAGCTTTATTTCACCTAATTCATGATATGAATCACCTAAATCTTTATAAATTTTTGTAATGGGATCGGATTCATTGGGTTGATGTTTTTTTAGATACTTAACTATTCCTAAAAATATTTGAATTGCTATTCCATGCTCTTCGACTTGATCTTGCAAACATATTTGTGACCATTTATAAGGAACTTCATTATTCAATTGTCCGTAATAGAAATATGCTTTAAATGCTTTTTTCCATTCTTTTGAATTATTTAGAGTTGTTGTAAATGATAAGTAGTTCCTTAAAGTGATTTCCTCTCCTAATTGGATGTCATCCCACCAAACGGGTTGTTCAATATCGAGATTAAAGTCATTTAATTTATATGTTATGATCATATTTTAATTTAAATATTAAGTCAAATAACTATAATTCGTTTATTCACTTTAGAATAATCGATAGCTGGCGTAGTATCATGACCACGTAGCTCTGTCGCCGTAACTGTTTTCCAGTGTTCAAAGGTCTCACTGCCGCCTTTGCTATTAGTGCGCTCCCAGTCTCCTAGTAGATAATCAAAAGGTGTGGTAACTTTTTGTACGGGTGCTTTCTCCTTACAAGCGATATAGCTCATTACTAGACAAGAAATGATAAGAATACGTATGCGCATATAAGCTTATGTTTAGGTGAGAAAACTAGTGGAAATATTATCCGTGTATGGTTTCTGTAACACTTAGATCCTTCATCACTTGCTTTTCAAAATCTAAAAGTTCTTGCCACTTCGCATCTACTTTTGCTCTGTCTCCGTACTGGCGGGCAAAGTTTAAGAACATCGTATAGTGTCCAGCCTCGCTTATCATGAGTTTTCGGTAAAACTTCGCAAGCTTTTTATCTTCAAGCTCCTCAGACAGTAAGCGGAAACGCTCACAGCTTCTACCTTCAATCAGTGCCGCAACCAATAATCTATTTACTAAACTCTCTACTCTTGATCCTCCTTTTGGGAAAAAGAAGCGTAGCTTGTGCACATAAGCATCTTTGCGCTCACGACCTAGGTGTAATCCTCTTTCTACCATGATGTCATGCACCATTTTAAAGTGGCTCATTTCTTCCATAGCAAGATCACTCATTGCACTCACAAGCTCTGTGTATTCTGGAAAACCTATGATAAACGAAATCGCACTTGAAGCAGCTTTCTGCTCGCAGTAGGCGTGGTCCGTAAGTATTTCTTCTATGTTTTTTTCTACAATATTTACCCAGCGAGGATCTGTAGGTAATTTAAGGTGGAGCATCTGGATAGCTTCTTTATTTTCCATAGCGTGTTTTTTTTATAGGTCGAGATCAAATGTTTTCCTGAGAATATCTAGCGCAGGATTATGTTCTCGTAGTTTATCATATCGTTCTTGAGCAGTATACGCATATTTGCGCTGTACTTCTTCATTTACTGTAATTCCTAAAGTAATATCATAATTGTTAAGACTACGTTTTAAAAATTCAAGTAGTGGCCCTTGAGCGCGTTCTACCTCAATTTTCATCGTCTCGTTAGGATATTCTAGTTCAATAGTAGTCCCATTTAAAGTCGGCTGATCTGCTTCTAGGTTAGAGGCAATAATACGTTCTCCTTTTGCAAGGAGACGCTTTACATACTCTGCCCAGGCAGCTTGCATCGCAACTTCTGTAAAAGGTTCTGTAGGTAGATTTTCAATATCTACTTTCTTGTTTGCTTTTTTGAGTTCGAGCTCCTTTTTCTTCTGTAAGCCTTTAAGCGATAACCCAGACACACGATCCTTGCGCAAAGATAATTCTGGTACGCTAGGAGTGGTAGGTGATGCTTGTGGTGTTACGGGAGCAGCTTGCTGTGTAGCTGCAGTGTTTTGTGTAGGAGCTGTGTTTTGCGTTGGTGCTTGTGATGGTTGCGTAGCACTTGAAGCTTGTGCAGCTATATTTTCTTGTACAGGAACACTTTGCTGTGCAGTAGGCGGTGGAGTAGGAGTGCTCGGTGCTTGCGTAGCAGCCGCTGCTACTGGTGCAGCACTTGTAGCACTTGGTGCTTGTGTAGCTGCAGTATTAGTTGGAGCAACTGCCGTTTGCGTTTGTGGTGCAGCGCCAGTCTGTGTATGATCTACTTTATAATAAGAAGGTGGTACTAAGAACGGACCGTCATTTTTTTTTTCTCCATCAAAAGTGATAGAGGCAAGTTGCATGAGGCAAAGTTCTACAAGAAGTCGCTGGTTGCGGCTGGTTCTAAATTTGAGATCACAATCATTTGCGATATTGATAGCTTCCATTAAGAAAGCCATATCAGTTTTTTGTGATTGCTCGTAGTACTTTTTCTTAGTAGTATCGCCTACTTCCAATAAATGAATCGTCGGCGGATTTTTACAAACCATCAAATCTCTAAAGTGAGAAGCAAGACCAGCTATGTAGTGATGTCCATCAAAACCACGAGACAAGATATCGTTATACTGTACCAGTACTTGTGGGATATCATTTGTAAGTAGATAATCTGTGGTGGTAAAATAGGTATCGTAGTCTAGAACGTTTAAGTTCTCTGTAACTGCCTTTCGCGTAAGCGTTTTACCACTAAAGCTCACTACGCGGTCAAAAATGGATAATGCATCACGCATCGCACCATCTGCCTTTTGAGCAATGATGTGTAAAGCTTCTTCATCTGCTTCAATACCTTCTTCTTGCGCAATCTGTACAAGGTGCTTACGAGCATCTGTCACTGTAATTCGCTTAAAGTCAAAAATCTGACAACGAGAAAGTATCGTAGGGATGATTTTATGTTTTTCTGTAGTCGCTAGTATAAAGATAGCGTGCTTGGGAGGTTCTTCTAGTGTTTTAAGAAACGCATTAAAAGCTGCTGCAGAGAGCATGTGCACCTCATCAATAATATAGACTTTATACTTTCCTACTTGTGGTGGGATGCGTACTTGATCTATAAGACTACGTATATCATCTACAGAGTTGTTTGACGCTGCATCAAGCTCAAATACGTTGAAAGCGAAGTCCTCATCTGGGCTTGTATTTTCGTCGGTATTAATTTGCTTTGCAAGAATACGTGCACAACTCGTCTTACCTACACCACGAGGACCACAAAAGAGTAGCGCCTGAGCGAGGTGGTTGTTGCGTATTGCGTTTTCTAAAGTGTTAGTAATAGCCTGTTGTCCTACAACATCTTTAAAGGTGGTGGGACGGTATTTTCGGGCAGATACTATAAAAGGTTCCATACTCACAAATATAATGGGGTACGTATAATTATGCTAGTGAGTATGGACTCTTTATTGCTTATTTATTAACAGTAAGTGCAGAGAGCTTCTGGTCAATCACATGCACCATAATCTGGTAGCTGTGACTAGCCATTTCATCTTTAGTGCTCCATTTTTTTGCGTTGCATATAGCTTTCCTGCGATATGCCATTAATCGCCTCAGTTTTGGCGATGAGTTGAATAGGGATTTCATACTTCGAGTGTTTTTGTTTGCAGTTGTAAAATATAATTTTTTTTACAATTAGTTAGCAATATGATAACAATTTGCGCAAAAAATTATGAATGCTGTGATATTTGCTTCTCAATCTCTGCAGCTTCTGCATATAGACTATCACTTGCACTTCTATCACTCTTAGATAGTTGGTACGCCTTTTCTAAAATTTTTTTGTGTTTTTCCTGAAGTTTCTCTACTTCGCTTTTCTTTTTAAATAATCCGAACATAGCTTCTTTTTTTACATAAAGATACGGTTAATAAGAAAGGATGTCAACGAGTTTAGGAGAGTTTTACAATTCAGTAATGAATTTCTACACTTCGGTAAGTACTAGTTTTAAAAAAGAGGGTTTGATATGATATTTACATCATCAAACAAAAAATAAACGTCATGAACACATCAAATCAAAAAACCAAGTACGACAGAGCACAAGCAAAAGTAAGTGAGCTTAAAGAATTTTATAACCACCTAGGGACCTACCTCATCTTTGTATGTTTCTTCTTAATATTAAACTTTTATACCACAGGTTTTTTCTGGGCTATATTTCCTATCGCAGGTTGGGGGATCGGGATACTAAGTCATGCTGCAAAGACCTTTGGCTGGAATCCTTTCTTTTCAAAAGATTGGGAAAAACGTAAGATAGATGAGTACATTCGTAACGAGGACTTTAAATAAAATAACATGGAAACACAGAAAGAAAAGTATCAAAGAGCTACAGAACATGTGCAAAATGTTAAGAAATTTTATGGCAAGATTATCAATGCTATTATCGTTTCGGCTATTGTTGCAGCTATAAATTACTATGTTAATGAGTTTCGCAATCCGTGGGTATTGTGGGTAATTGGCTTCTCTTTACTAGGTATCGTTATTGAAGCTATCAAGCTATATGGTATCAACTTTTTTTTAGGCAAGGGATGGGAGCAACGTAAAATACAAGAGCATTTAAAAAAGGAAGAAAACGAATCGCAGTCTAATACACTATTTAAGAAATAATGGAATCAAATACAAGTAAATACGAACGCGCAAAAAAACGTGTAGAAGAAGAGAAAGGGTTTTACAGGCATCTCACGGTTTATCTTGTGATAAACATCCTGCTGCAATTATTCTACTCGGGGATGTTCTTTAACTTCGATGTGCTGGGTAATGCTCCTTGGTGGGTACGTTATACAACACCATTTTTCTGGGGATTATCGCTGCTAGTACATTGGATTTATGTTTTTAAAGGATTCCGCTTCTTTAAAGGATTAAAGAAATGGGAAGATCGCAAGATTCAAGAGTTTATGGATCAAGAGGAAGAAGAGTTTTCAAACCGCTTTCGCGAAAACAGGAACTCATGATACGTACGCTGTTTATCTTACTATTGCTGGGCTTCTACACAGTGAGCGCGCAACAAAGCTTTGTAGTAGAACATGTAACCTTATTTAACGGCACCGAAATCTTAGCAAATCAATTTGTAAAAGTAGAAAAAGGAACCATCAGCGAGGTGTCTTCAAATGCACTTACTGCGCAGA
The genomic region above belongs to Dokdonia sp. Dokd-P16 and contains:
- a CDS encoding Eco57I restriction-modification methylase domain-containing protein, producing the protein MAYKICQNIDECREQLIVLVDAFGNGYADYRKGAYSEAQVRIDFLNPLLKCLGWDVDNETRKTQLYREVIQEESIDVEEEDKITKKNPDYTLKQFGQRSLFVEAKKVSINVTAEKAPAFQTRRYGWSANLPFSVLTNFEYLVFYDCTVKPELEDLASHNRYKSFCYTDFLDNLEEIYSLLSFEAIKSGSLSSIDTGELKGEESFDNHFLNQIENWRQILAENLVGNNAALSQDDINFLIQRMINKIIFLRICEDREIEKYETLKSITTYDELKELFIASDNKYNSGLFSFIEDDLAQQITIDDQILIDIFSELYYPVSPYDFSVIDSDILSQIYEQYLGNKIELADDYSVSIVQEPEVVASNGVVPTPKRIVKQIVSETLDNLYLGADFEDSLDFRIADICCGSGTFLLSVFDYILHYREAYYLDQEELKDDCLTELSEGQFSLSLSEKHTILTDNIFGVDINPYAVEVAHFSLLLRLIENENAVSIQSFLDNTGEKVLPNLDENIKCGNSLLDDTYFEFDEDAEDNDDLLFKINPFNWRDEFPFLEDTNGFNAIVGNPPYVRIQNFVKYSPEEIQYYRSKLSPYTYTKKDLFDKYYLFIERAINLLCDGGRVGYIVPHKFFIVKGGKKLRAYITSSMSLDRIIHFGVTQLFPNRSTYTAIVVLVKDEKENLDFSRIDNLAPTDIFQTTPIINYSNTNFNAAPWVFVSENADKLFQRIISKGTLPLKSVAEIPVGLQTSADPIYIFTPTKEDATHFYFSKGDTEYKVEKGICKPSLYDVSFNSFDTVSANGQMIFPYTIAGDTATVIKEADFKNDYPDCWAYLKLFKEKLEKRSINGKNPVWYQYGRSQSLTKFHNTDKIVFPVLSQEPSYIIDETNFQFTGGGNGPYYSITSESNYSIYYIAGLLSHPVLEAMVKSRASEFRGDYYSHGKQFIENLPIREIDFADKDQKKAHNAIVRNVKSIIKTKQSLKAESGYAKKRIFQRKTNRLYNKLFNQIDVLYGFTQDDIDCITGDNLFVAPIEF
- a CDS encoding helix-turn-helix domain-containing protein encodes the protein MNKFGNLIRTKREKQDMLLRHLSAELDIDTAQMSKIERGERTAKREHLHQLIKIFNLNEADTTALWLADQVYAVVENEDEALKALIVAEKEVKYQKKGTK
- a CDS encoding GNAT family N-acetyltransferase, producing MNHFPLTTQRITLRPITIADLDVIHNLHSLPETDAYNALGIPESITATKAIITPWIADNNQENITNHTLAMVRSEDQKFIGLYGLKIDSPKYQRAEIWYKIHRDYWNNGYATEATLAILDFSFDTLHLHRVTAGCAVQNIGSYKVLEKVGMTREGRCRQILPLSTGWADNYEYAILESDPRKR
- a CDS encoding Crp/Fnr family transcriptional regulator, whose translation is MSKIWFLEDVNVFSVLCPHKTKQYRKRHNFSQYGKQDFIYFEEDAANKVYLIEKGKVKLGYYAEDGKEVVRAILTKGELFGEKAILGEESRSEFAQSIDAKTSVCPVPVCQMQELMRNNHSFSLKVYKFLGIRFKKLERRLDLLLFKDATTRVKEFMTELAEDYGYCCPNTGDTVIKHPYTQKDIASLIGTSRPTLNAIMNELKATQFLEFSRNEIRIKVA
- a CDS encoding TlpA family protein disulfide reductase, giving the protein MILLLIIPQTRTPIQVAINKVKVAIFSPSAFAKKDQTQLQSFDYKVSSLEGIPVEVGVGKGKVTFISYWATWCPPCIAELPSIAELHADYGDKMTFLLITNEDPEVVKKFMIKRELDLPAVLPAMETPELLFERSIPTSYIIDQEGNIVVKETGASNWNSDSIRTIIDNLLAKD
- a CDS encoding tRNA-(ms[2]io[6]A)-hydroxylase, producing the protein MLHLKLPTDPRWVNIVEKNIEEILTDHAYCEQKAASSAISFIIGFPEYTELVSAMSDLAMEEMSHFKMVHDIMVERGLHLGRERKDAYVHKLRFFFPKGGSRVESLVNRLLVAALIEGRSCERFRLLSEELEDKKLAKFYRKLMISEAGHYTMFLNFARQYGDRAKVDAKWQELLDFEKQVMKDLSVTETIHG
- a CDS encoding DNA polymerase III subunit gamma/tau; amino-acid sequence: MEPFIVSARKYRPTTFKDVVGQQAITNTLENAIRNNHLAQALLFCGPRGVGKTSCARILAKQINTDENTSPDEDFAFNVFELDAASNNSVDDIRSLIDQVRIPPQVGKYKVYIIDEVHMLSAAAFNAFLKTLEEPPKHAIFILATTEKHKIIPTILSRCQIFDFKRITVTDARKHLVQIAQEEGIEADEEALHIIAQKADGAMRDALSIFDRVVSFSGKTLTRKAVTENLNVLDYDTYFTTTDYLLTNDIPQVLVQYNDILSRGFDGHHYIAGLASHFRDLMVCKNPPTIHLLEVGDTTKKKYYEQSQKTDMAFLMEAINIANDCDLKFRTSRNQRLLVELCLMQLASITFDGEKKNDGPFLVPPSYYKVDHTQTGAAPQTQTAVAPTNTAATQAPSATSAAPVAAAATQAPSTPTPPPTAQQSVPVQENIAAQASSATQPSQAPTQNTAPTQNTAATQQAAPVTPQASPTTPSVPELSLRKDRVSGLSLKGLQKKKELELKKANKKVDIENLPTEPFTEVAMQAAWAEYVKRLLAKGERIIASNLEADQPTLNGTTIELEYPNETMKIEVERAQGPLLEFLKRSLNNYDITLGITVNEEVQRKYAYTAQERYDKLREHNPALDILRKTFDLDL
- a CDS encoding Lacal_2735 family protein; protein product: MFGLFKKKSEVEKLQEKHKKILEKAYQLSKSDRSASDSLYAEAAEIEKQISQHS
- a CDS encoding 2TM domain-containing protein, whose amino-acid sequence is MNTSNQKTKYDRAQAKVSELKEFYNHLGTYLIFVCFFLILNFYTTGFFWAIFPIAGWGIGILSHAAKTFGWNPFFSKDWEKRKIDEYIRNEDFK
- a CDS encoding 2TM domain-containing protein; its protein translation is METQKEKYQRATEHVQNVKKFYGKIINAIIVSAIVAAINYYVNEFRNPWVLWVIGFSLLGIVIEAIKLYGINFFLGKGWEQRKIQEHLKKEENESQSNTLFKK
- a CDS encoding 2TM domain-containing protein, whose translation is MESNTSKYERAKKRVEEEKGFYRHLTVYLVINILLQLFYSGMFFNFDVLGNAPWWVRYTTPFFWGLSLLVHWIYVFKGFRFFKGLKKWEDRKIQEFMDQEEEEFSNRFRENRNS